TGGGCGCGGGCGCATGCGGCGGAGCTCGGCGCGGACCCGGCGCGCGTGGCCGTGGGCGGCGACAGCGCGGGCGGCAACCTCTCCGCCGTCGCGTCGCAGCTCACGCGCGGCGAGGCGGGGCGGCCGGTGGCGCAGCTCCTCATCTACCCCGCAGTGGATTCGGAGACGAAGCGGCCGTCGCAGGCGATGTTCAGCGAGGGCTACTTCCTGAGCCAGGCGGACCGCGACGCGTTCGCGCGCTTCTACCTGGACGGGACGGGGGCGAGGGGAGACGACCCGCGCGTGTCGCCGCTGCTGGCGCCCGACCTCGCCGGCCTGCCGCCCGCGCTGGTGGTGACGGCGGGGTTCGACCTCCTCCGCGACGAAGGCGAGGCGTATGCCGCCGCGCTGCAGGCCGCGGGTACCCCGGCGCGGGTGATCCGCTTCCCCGCGCACGTGCACGGTTTCCTGCACATGACCGGCATCTCCCCCGCCGCCCGCGCCGCGATGGTCCGGATTGCGGAGGCGTGGCGCGAGTTGCTGGACGGGCTGGGGGGCGATTCCTCGCCGTAGAGGGGCGAATGGAATTCGCGGCAACAACGGCCCAAAGTCCGCCTTCGCGGACTCCCTCCCCGGCATCGTCGCGGCGCACCGGCCTCGCTCATGGCTTGGCCCGAGCCTTGGGCGCGGGGATGGAAATCCAGACGCGCGAATGCATCCGCCGCGAGTCCGCGAAGGCGGACTTTGGGCCGTTGTAGCCGTGGCTTCAGCCGCCGCCGGGAGGGGGAGGGGAGCTGCTCCGCCGCGCGTAGCGCAGCCGGACGTTGCCCGACGGGAACGGCGTGGCTTCCACGAGGTCCAGCCGCACGCTCGCCGGCACGCCGCTCACCAGCGTGCGGCCGCCGCCGAGGAGGATGGGGGCGACGATGAAGTGGTACTCGTCGATCAGCCCGTGCTCGGTCAGCTGGGAGACGATGCTGCCGCTGCCGAAGATCATGATTCCATTGCCGGGCCGGCTCTTGAGCGCCTCGATCTCCCGCGGGTCGAACTCGGGGAGGAGGCGGGAGTTGCGCCAGGGGACCTCCGTCCGCGTGCGGGAGAACACGATCTTCTCCGCGTCGTTGATCCACTGCGCCATCGCGCGAATCTCGGGCGAATGCTGGCCGGGAGCGTGGGGATTCGCGTCGAGCGCGTGCGGCCAGAAGCTCTCGAACATGTCGTAGGTGCGGCGGCCGAACAGGATGGTGCCGCTGCCGCTCAGGTTCTGCGCGGCCGCGCGGTCCAGCTCCTCCTCAGGCACCACCCACCCCAGCCCGCCATCCGCCGCGGCGAAGTATCCATCCGCCGACACGCGGTCGAACGCCACGATCTGTCTCATCTGATCTCCATTGGTAGAGCCAACCATCTCATGGATGAAGATGGCATGGCGTCGTCGCCCCAATCCGTTTCAATCCCCCATCTGCGCGGCAAAGATGCGCGGGAGGCCCGCCTCTGCACAATCGCAGGAGACGACATCCAGCTCCTTCCCCTGCAACACCTCACCTCACTTCGAGCCGGCTGTTCGCTTTCGATGCGTGAGCGGTCCGGCGGTTGCGGAAATGCGCTGGCTCGTGCGAACGTCCTTCACGGCGCGCACGCTCCAAGCGACGTCATCCTGAGTCGTCCCCGCGCTGCGCGCGTCCGGGCAGGATGAAAGGAGATCGGACGTAGCTCCGATGCCGCAGAGCGAGCGGATCAGCCTCGCGCAGTTTGCGAGGCTTCCCGTAGTTGTTGCTGCGACTTCAGTCGCCGGTGACGGTGGACACAGATGCTTGCAACCCGAAGCAGAAGAACCGCGTGGAGATGATGATCCGAGGCAGGATTTCGCTGGCTTTCGCGGTGGCGATGCTGGCCGCGTGCACGCCCCCGCCGGTCGTGATTCCGCCGCCCCCGCCGCCCCCCGCGCCGGTGCAGACGCCCGAGGAGCTCGCGGCGGAGCGGGTCGCGCGCGCCCGCCAGCTGTGGAGCGAGGGCACCGACCAGGGGCGGCAGGGGAGATGGTTCCAGGCGGAGCGCTCGTACCGCGAGGCGGCTACGCTGGCGCCCGATTCGGCGAAGTACCACCTGGCGCTCGCCAACGCGCTGCTGCAGCAGGGCCGCGACAGCGACGCCGCGAACGCCCTGCTCGCCGGCATCCGCGTGGAAGAGGCCGCGTCGCCCGTGAACCACACGGTGCTGGCGGTGGATTACGAGCGCCTGATCCAGGTCCTGGAGCGCGCCGGCCGGCTGGACGAGGCGCGCACCGCCCGCGAGCGCCAGCGCTTCCACCGCATGATGCGCGACGCCGCGCCGTGAGACGGCGAGGGCCGCGCGCTCCGGCGCACCTCCATCCCCGTCACAATCGTGGAGGGGACGGCGTTCTCCCGGTTGGCGGAGGGGACGCGGCGCGCCGGGTGGCGGGGTGGCGGATTCCAAAGCGGCGGCGGGGTCGATAGGTTTCCGGACGCGGAACACACATCTTCCACGATCCCGGAGACCGACGCCCGATGCCCCAGCTTCCGTCGCGCGAGGATGCCCTCGCGCTGATGCACCAGCACGTGCAGAGCGAGAGCCTGCGCCGCCACATGTACTCGGTCGAGGCCGCCTGCCGCGCCTACGCCCGCCGCTGGGGCGAGGACGAGGAGACGTACGGGCTGGCCGGGCTGCTGCACGACTTCGACTACGAGGAGCACCCGGACGAGCACCCGCTGGCCGGCGTGCCCATCCTGCGCGAGCACGGCTATCCGGACGAGGTGGTGCAGGCCATCCTCTCGCACTACGCGGCGCGGACCGGCGTGCACCCGGAGACGAATCTGCAGCGCACCCTGCACGCCTGCGACGAGATCACCGGCCTGATCACCGCCGCCGCCCTGGTCCGCCCCTCGCGGTCGGTGATGGACCTGGAGGCCAAGTCGGTGCTCAAGAAGATGAAGGACAAGGCCTTCGCCGCGGGCGTGGACCGCGACGACGTGCGCAAGGCGGCCGAGGACCTGGGCGTGGAGCTGTCCGACCACGTGCAGTTCGTGATCGAGGCGATGCGCGGCGTGGCGCCGGAGCTTGGATTGCAGGGAACGAGTGCGTGAGTGCGGAAGTGCGGGAGTGCGCTTGTTTCCCGCGCAGATCCCCGTCCCGCGCGCGCTGGACGCACTTCCGCACTCACGCACTTTTGTTTCTCTGGAAGGAGACCCGATCCCATGAGACTGACGCGGCTGATGTCGGCCGCACTGGCGGTGGCGGCGGTGGCCGGGGTGGTGGCGTGCGGCAGCGACGCGCTGAGCAGCCCGACCGATCCCAACCTGGCCATTCCGGGGGCCGTGCTGGGCTCGTACGGGCTGCTGACCATCAACGGGCAGCCGCTCCCGGCGGAAACGCGCCACGACGCCGCGGGCACCGCGTCCGTCACCGGCGGCGTGCTGACGCTGGGGGGTGGCACCTTCTTCCAGAACCTCACCGTCTCCGAGACCACGGCGGCAGGGCAGACCACCTCGCGCACCTCGGGAACGCAGGGGTCGTTCAGCATGCGCGGCGAGCAGATCCACTTCCAGGGTTCCGACGGCGGGTCGTGGGACGGCACCTGGGCGGGGAACCGGATCGCGTACTCCATCACCGGCAACAACGGCCCCGTCACCTTCGTCTTCATCCGAACCTGACGCGAAGCTCACGAGTAGACGACCAAACGGCCGGGAGCCCATGCTCCCGGCCGTTTCCGTTGAAAACGGGTCGGTTGGGCGGATGCGGGTCAGTTCCGGGCGCAGCCGATCACCGGCAACTGAAGTCGCAGCAACAACGACGGGAAGCCTCGCAAACTGCGCGAGGCTGTTCGGCTCGTCGGCGGCTACGGTGCGTCCTTTCACCCTCCCTGGACGCGCGCAGCACGGGGACGACTCAGGATGACGTCGGGGTGATGCGGCGCGGACACAGGAATTGAATTCCCGGATTGGGGATCAATCCACATACGTCTCGAAGAAACCGGGCAACCTTCCGATCACCCGCCCGTCCACCTCCACGGTGGCGATGCCGCGCATCTGCACGAACCAGCGGCGGCGGGGGCGATGCTGGTCGGTCGCGTGCGCGGCGGCGACGTCGACGGTGACGCGGAAGGCGCGGCGGCGGTCCTCGAAGCGGAAGCGGCGGGGGACGCGGATCGATCCTCCATCCACCGCCATCTCCCGCATCTCCATGAACTCGATGGGGGAGGGGCGATACACCCCACGCACGCCGCGGCCGTCCACCACGTACGCGAAGATCCCCTCGGTGGACGCCGAATCCCCCCGCACCACGCCGTACAGGAGCGAGGTGGCGCTGTCCGACGCCGACCCCCACTCCCAGCTCACGTCGCGCCACACGCCCCAGTTGTGGTCGTGGTACGCCTGCGCGCCGCGGACCCCCTCGCAGCGCGGGAGGCAGACGGTGCCCTCCACGCGGGCGAAGAGCGCGGGCGCCACGTACCCGCTGATGAGCGCGGAGCCGCCGATGTCGGTCGGTGGGAAGTACCGCCGCGGCGCGGGGGTGACGCGGAGCCGCACGCGCGCCCCGCCCGCCGACGCGTCCACGTCGTACGCGCCGCCGTTCAGGCGGACCGAGCCGATGCCGCCGAGCGACAGGTCCGGCGAGAGCGTGTCCATCCGCACCTGCGCATCGGCGACGCGGCTGGTGAGGGCGCGGTGCTCGCCGTTCGGCTCGCGGACGGTCATCAGCACGCCGCCGCCCCACGCGCCCGGCACGCCGATCTTCCCGCCGACCGTGAGCGTGAGGTAGAGCCAGCGGCCGTCGCCCAGGACCACGTTGAAGTAGTGCCACTCGGCCCAGGTGGAGTCGAGCGCCGCGCCGCGCGGCTGGTGGAAGTGGTCAATCTCGCGCAGCAGCTCGTCCTGCGCCGGCTGGCCCCAGCGGCGGTCCGCGTCCGAATCGTCCCACCTTCCCGACAGCAGGCGCGGCGGCGCGCCGGCCGCGCGGGCGCGCGAGGGGATCTCGCCGGTGGCGATCCCCTTCCACGTGCGCCCGCCCGCGAACAGCTCCACCTGCGCCCCGTCGATGATCGGGCTGGCGGCGGCGAAGCCGTGCTCCTCCTTCGCGTGGGGAGATTCGAGGAGGTTGCGGTGGATGAAGCGCGCGTGGTCGATCCCCAGGAAAAGCGAGCCGGTGCCGCCGGACTTCAGCATCTCGGTGCTGACGCCCGCCGGGACGACGGTCACGTCGCCGCCGCCGACCAGCTCCTTGTCGCGCGCCTGCCGCAGCATGGCCTCGCCCACGGCCAGCAGGACGACCATCACCGCCACGCCCAGCGCGTAGCCGGCCAGCAGGAAGGCCGCGCGGCCGGGGCGGTTGCGGATCTCGGCGGCGGCCAGGCGCAGGATCATCGGCCGTCGCTCACGACCAGCCCGTCGGCCATCTCCACCACGCGGCGGGCGCGGCGGGCCACGCCCGGGTCGTGGGTGACGATGACCATCGTGGTCCCGTCGGCGTTCAACCGCTCGAACAGGGCGATGATCTCCTCGCCGGTGCGGCGGTCCAGCTCGCCGGTGGGCTCGTCGGCGAACAGCACCTCGGGGCGGTTGGCGACGGCGCGGGCGATGGCGACGCGCTGCTGCTCGCCGCCGGAGAGGTGCGGCGGGCGGTGGCGGGCGCGGCTGGCCAGGCCCACGTAGTCCAGCAGCTCGCGCGCGCGGCGGCGGCGCTCGGCCTTGGGCACGCCGGCCTCGGCCATCGGCAGCTCCACGTTCTCGGCCGCGGTGAGGACGGCGAGAAGGTGGAAGCGCTGGAAGATGAAGCCCAGCCGCCGCAGCCGGAGGAGCGAGCGCTGGCCCTCGCCCAGGTCGTACAGCCCGGTGCCGAGCAGCTCCACGCGGCCGGAGGTGGGGGGATCGATCCCCGCCAGCACGTTCAGCAGCGAGCTCTTGCCGCAGCCGGAGGGGCCGACGATGGCCACCATCTCGCCGCGCGCCACGCTCAGCGAGACGCCGCGCAGCGCGTGCAGGGCATCGCCCTGGTACGGGTACTCCTTGGTCACGCCGCGCGCCTCGATCACGCGGTCGGGCGATGTGGATTCAGCCATCATGCTCATCTAAACGCAAGTCGGATATCGTCATTAGGAGCAGCCTTCCGATGTTGCCTGGCGCCGCGGCCCCCTCCCCCCGGCCCCCTCCGCCCGCTCCGCGGGGGAGGGGGAGAACTCAACGCGGAGAGGAGTTCGGCGCAACACACCGAGCTTTCCGCCACATCAACCCTCTCCCGTTATCGGGAGAGGGCGAGCGCTCTAAGGCGCGGGGAGAGGGCCCCACGAGGGCCCCGAAGCGAGGAGATGCTTCTCCTGGGCTCGCGCCACTGCTGATTCCATCTCCGCGACATCGCCCGCGCGGCACACCACCACCGCGTCTCGCTCCGTTCGTTGTCCCTGTCCCCTATCCCCTTGCCCCCTCATCACTCCGCCTCTTCCCGCAGCGCCTGCGCGAGCGGCGCGCGGATGGCGCCCAGGCCGGGGATGCAGCCGGCCAGCGCGCCGATGGCGATCACGATTCCCATCGCCAGCGCGACGCGGCGGGGCTCCCAGGCGAAGAACGTCATCCGCGCGGGGATGCCGGGGAAGGAGAGGAGGATGCGGTCCAGCCGCCCCGCCATCCACAACCCCAGCGGCAGCCCGCCCAGGCACCCGATTGCCGCCAGCACCAATCCTTCCGTCACCACCGCCAGCAGCACGCGACGGCCGCGGACCCCGATCGCCCGCAGCGTGGCGATCTCGCCGAAGCGCTCGCGCACGCCGATGGTGATGATCGTCGCCACCAGCAGCGCGGTGACGACCATCGCCACGCTGCCCAGAATGGTCGCGAGCTGGCGGAAGTAGAGGAGGCGCTTGTCCATCTCCCCCATCAGCTCGCGCGTGGAGTACGTCGAAACCTCCGGCACCGCGGCGGCGATGCGCGCGGCGAGCGCGTCGTCGTCCACCCCCTCGCCGGTCGCCACGCCGAAGAGCGAGACCTCGCCCGCGCGCCCCGTGGCCGCCTGCGCATCGGCCAGGGTCATCGCCAGCGAGTGCTCGCCCGCGTAGTCGTACAGGAAGTCGCCCACGCCGCTCACCCGGAAGCGGCGGGTGGCCCGCGCGCGGCCCAGTGTCACGTCCAGCTCGCCCGCCAGCGCCAGCTCGTCGCCCGGCTTCAGCCGCGCGTCGCGGGCCAGCGGCTCGGAGACCACGATCTCGCCGGGGCCCGGCTGGCGGCCGCTGGTCAGCCGGTACAGGAACTCCGAGCGTGGATCGACGCCCACGGTGAACACCGGCTCGCCCGCGCTGTCGCCGCGCACGATGCGGAACTGCGCGCCCAGCACCGGCGCCACCGCGCGCACCCCGTCCACCGCGGCGATGCGGCGCGCCACGTCCCGCCCGTTCTCGATCCCCGCCTCGCTGTCGAACGGGAGGATTCCCTTCGGTGTCACCCGCAGCGAATAGCCGCTGACGCCCAGCAGCTCGCCGAAGCTCACCGTCAGCCCGCTGGCCAGCATGGTCATGTCCAGCAGCAGCGCGGCCGAGACGGCGATCCCCGCCAGCGCCAGCAGCGTGCGCCCGCGGCGGCGGAAGAGCGACTTCAGGAAGGCGGATACGATCACCGCTCCCCCAGCTTCTGCGGGGGGACGGCCACCACGCGCCACGCCGCCAGCGCCCCCGCGCCGACGCCCAGCGCGAGGCCGAGGAGCGCGGCCAGGAGGACGATGTGCGGCGTCACCAGCGCGAACTTCAGCGTGGTGTCGTAGACGGCGGCGTAGTGCGCGTTCACGATCCGCGCGGCCACCAGCCCGATTCCCGCCCCCGCCGCGCTGCCGACCACCGCGATGGCCACGGCCTCGAGGACGATGGCGCGGAAGACGGTGCCGCGGCTGACGCCGATCAGCCGCAGCACCGCCATGTCGCGCCGCCGCTCGTCCACGCGGATGATCATGACGCAGAGGAGGAAGATGGCGCTCGCCAGGATGGTGACGATGCCGATGGCGTCGTGGAAGCGCGAGACGACGCGGAAAGTGGCGCTGGTCTGGTCGGCCAGCGCGGCGCTGGGGATGGCGCGCGTGCCGAACGCCACGCCCTCGATCCATCGCGCCGCCGAGTCCGCCCGCGCCCCGCGTTGGAGGACGACGGCGAAGCGGTCTACGCGGTCCGGCTTCTCCATCACCCGCTGCAGGTCGGGAAGATGGAAGCGCAGCTCCAGCTCGTTGCGCGCGATGCGGTTGGGGTCGGCCTCGCGCTCGAACACGCCCGCGACCACGAACGCGGAGGGCGCCGCGCGGCCCGCGAGCGCCCGCACGCGCACGGTGTCGCCCACGCGCAGCGGCACCGCCTCCGCCAGCCGCCGCTCCACCAGCACCCCGGGCGTCGCCGCGGCGGGCTCGGCGGACGGCGCGGGCGGCGCGGCGATGGCGTGTGTCGGCATCGTCGCGGCGGCGGGTGCGGACTGCTGCTGAGCCGGCTGCTGCGCGAGGCCGAGGGCAAGCACCAGCGCCGGTATCACGCGGTCTCCATCGGATCAACCATGTCCTGAATCTATCTTGGACAAACCCTGTACGCCAACTGCGCAGGATGCGCGCCCAAGCGTTCCCACCGGTATCCCAAATCCAGAGCAGACTCCGCAATATTGCGGTCGGCCGGTATCCCAAGGGCGGCTGAAGCCACGGCAACAACCACGGGAAGCCTCGCAAACTGCGCGAGGCTCCGGGGCTGCAGCACTCGGGCGACGCCGAACTGGTCGTGTTGCACGAACGGCTCCCTCGCAGCCTTCCCGTCGTTGTTGCTGCGGCTTTCAGCCGCTCTTGCGGAGGTGCACGCCGCGTCGCCAGATCCGGTGCGGCATCGTAGGTTGCGAGGTGATCGGGAGATCTCCCGTTCAGACATCTCAATGGAAGCAACGACGGTCGCGCACAGGGATCCGGAGGTGATGAGCGGCGTTCCGGTATTCGTCGGGACGCGCGTCCCCGTGCAGGCATTGCTCGACTGCCTGATCGGCGGAGATTCGATCGACCCATTCCTCGACGGCTTCCCGAGCGTCAGACGCGAGCAGGTGATCGCGTTCCTCGATCAAGCGACCGATGCCCTGCTCGCCGAGCTTCCGCGCGGATGATCGGCCGCCTCCCGATCGCCATCTCCAACCCCGCAGAATCTCACGCGCGAACCTCTGGCTGACGTGCTGGACAGGCGATAGATCCTTCGGCCTGCAAGTTATTCCGTGCAAATCGGTTGCAGCATGGCCGGCCTCAGGATGACGTCTCTCGGCGATTTCGAGGGGTGAAGCGCAGCTCCCGGGCGTCGATGCCGTCCACGGGCGATCAGAGCGTGTCACCCATGTCTCCGAACGCGGAAGTTCCCGCGGACGGATTGATCCGCGGCGGCCGGGGCGCCACATTGCGGGCTGCGGCGTTCATCTCACCCCTCGCGTGCTTCTCCCTTATGCAGGCTGCGACCCTCCACTGCCCCGACTGCGGCGCGCCCGCCGACCCCAGCGCCACCCAGTGCCCGTACTGCCACGCGCGGCTGGCCACCGTGGCCTGCCCGCACTGCTTCGGGCTGGTGTTCCTGGGGATGAAGCATTGCCCGCACTGCGGCGACGCCATCGACCGCGAGGAGGTGGCGGACGATGCGGTCGCGCTCGCCTGCCCGCGTTGCGCCGGCGAGCTGAAGCCGGTGCAGCTCGGCAGCAGCCGCGTGCGCGAGTGCGCCGGGTGCGCCGGGCTGTGGGTGGACAACCAGACCTTCCTGTCCATCTGCGTGGACCGCGAGCGGCTGGCGGATGTGGGGCCGGAGCGCCCGGCCGCCGGAACGTCCTCCGCCGCGGGGGGGATCGACACGCGGGTGAAGTACCTGCGCTGCCCCGTCTGCCGCAGCATGATGGACCGCATCAACTTCGCGCGCGTCTCCGGCGTCGTGGTCGACGTCTGCGCCGACCACGGCACCTGGTTCGACCGCAACGAGCTGCACCGCATCGTGGACTTCATCGCCGCGGGCGGGCTGGACCGGTCGCTGGCGCACATGCGCGACGAGGCGTTCGACCTCCGCCTGAGCGAGGTGATGAGCCAGGTGACCGCCTACCCGCACGGGCCGTGGAACCACGAGCGCGACGCCTGGTCGGCGCTGTTCAGCCACTTCACCCCGCACGCCGGCCGATGACGGACGCCGCGGAGGTGCCGTCGGTGCCCGATGGCGGGGACGAGTTCGATGGCGAGCGGCTGCGGCGCATCTCGCACGCGCTGGGACTTCCGGCCGCGCGGCGCCACATCTTCCTCTGCTGCGACCAGACGAAGCCCAAGTGCTGCGACCACGCGCGCGGGCTGGAGGCGTGGGACTACCTGAAGGCGCGATTGAAGGCCCTGGGCCTCTCCGAGCGCGGCGGCGTGGCCCGCACCAAGGCCAACTGCCTGCGCGTCTGCGAGGGCGGCCCGATCGCCGTGGTCTACCCCGAAGGCGCGTGGTACGGGCGCTGCGACCCGCCGGTGCTGGAGCGCATCATCCAGGAGCACCTGATCGGCGGGCGGCCGGTGGCCGAGTTCCTGATCGGCGCGCGGCCGCTGGACCCCGCGCCCGGCGCCGCATCTCCACTCCCGTGAACCTGCTCCCCGACCTCCCGGCGATGCCCGAGCAGCCCACGCTGGCCACCGAGCGCCTGGTCCTGCGGCCGTTCACCCCGGACGACGCGGACGACGTGCACGAGATCGTGAGCGACCGCGAGATCGCGTACAACACCGCGCACATCCCGCATCCGTACCCCGAGGGGATGGCGGCGGACTGGATCCGGCTGATCACCTCGCGCTGGCTGACGGGCGAGAGCGCGGTGTTCGCCGTGACGCTGCGGCGCGGCGGCGGGCTGATCGCCGCGGTGGGGCTGGAGATCGAGCCGCACCACAAGCGGGGGGAGCTGGGGTACTGGGTGGCGAAGGAGCACTGGAGCGCGGGGTACGCCACCGAGGCGGCGCGCGCGGTGGTGGCGTTCGGGTTCGCGCAGCTGGGCCTGAACCGCGTGCAGGCGCACCACTACTCGCGCAACCCCGCGTCGGGCCGGGTGCTGCAGAAGATCGGGATGGAGCACGAGGGCCGCCTGCGCAAGCACATCCTCAAGTGGGGCGTGTTCGAGGACATCGACCTGTACGGCATCCTGGCCGAGGACCTCGCCCGGACCGAATGACCGGTCGCACGATATGACCGGCGGCACGATATGACCGGCGGCACGATGAAGACGCGGAGAGCGCGGGGGACGAATCCTCCGCGCTCTCCGCGTCTTGTGTGGGCTGGCACCCCTCACCGGCGACTGAA
This portion of the Longimicrobium sp. genome encodes:
- a CDS encoding ABC transporter permease, with the protein product MIVSAFLKSLFRRRGRTLLALAGIAVSAALLLDMTMLASGLTVSFGELLGVSGYSLRVTPKGILPFDSEAGIENGRDVARRIAAVDGVRAVAPVLGAQFRIVRGDSAGEPVFTVGVDPRSEFLYRLTSGRQPGPGEIVVSEPLARDARLKPGDELALAGELDVTLGRARATRRFRVSGVGDFLYDYAGEHSLAMTLADAQAATGRAGEVSLFGVATGEGVDDDALAARIAAAVPEVSTYSTRELMGEMDKRLLYFRQLATILGSVAMVVTALLVATIITIGVRERFGEIATLRAIGVRGRRVLLAVVTEGLVLAAIGCLGGLPLGLWMAGRLDRILLSFPGIPARMTFFAWEPRRVALAMGIVIAIGALAGCIPGLGAIRAPLAQALREEAE
- a CDS encoding dihydrofolate reductase family protein, which translates into the protein MRQIVAFDRVSADGYFAAADGGLGWVVPEEELDRAAAQNLSGSGTILFGRRTYDMFESFWPHALDANPHAPGQHSPEIRAMAQWINDAEKIVFSRTRTEVPWRNSRLLPEFDPREIEALKSRPGNGIMIFGSGSIVSQLTEHGLIDEYHFIVAPILLGGGRTLVSGVPASVRLDLVEATPFPSGNVRLRYARRSSSPPPPGGG
- a CDS encoding ABC transporter ATP-binding protein, whose protein sequence is MAESTSPDRVIEARGVTKEYPYQGDALHALRGVSLSVARGEMVAIVGPSGCGKSSLLNVLAGIDPPTSGRVELLGTGLYDLGEGQRSLLRLRRLGFIFQRFHLLAVLTAAENVELPMAEAGVPKAERRRRARELLDYVGLASRARHRPPHLSGGEQQRVAIARAVANRPEVLFADEPTGELDRRTGEEIIALFERLNADGTTMVIVTHDPGVARRARRVVEMADGLVVSDGR
- a CDS encoding DUF433 domain-containing protein; protein product: MEATTVAHRDPEVMSGVPVFVGTRVPVQALLDCLIGGDSIDPFLDGFPSVRREQVIAFLDQATDALLAELPRG
- a CDS encoding ABC transporter permease; protein product: MIPALVLALGLAQQPAQQQSAPAAATMPTHAIAAPPAPSAEPAAATPGVLVERRLAEAVPLRVGDTVRVRALAGRAAPSAFVVAGVFEREADPNRIARNELELRFHLPDLQRVMEKPDRVDRFAVVLQRGARADSAARWIEGVAFGTRAIPSAALADQTSATFRVVSRFHDAIGIVTILASAIFLLCVMIIRVDERRRDMAVLRLIGVSRGTVFRAIVLEAVAIAVVGSAAGAGIGLVAARIVNAHYAAVYDTTLKFALVTPHIVLLAALLGLALGVGAGALAAWRVVAVPPQKLGER
- a CDS encoding HD domain-containing protein, with the translated sequence MPQLPSREDALALMHQHVQSESLRRHMYSVEAACRAYARRWGEDEETYGLAGLLHDFDYEEHPDEHPLAGVPILREHGYPDEVVQAILSHYAARTGVHPETNLQRTLHACDEITGLITAAALVRPSRSVMDLEAKSVLKKMKDKAFAAGVDRDDVRKAAEDLGVELSDHVQFVIEAMRGVAPELGLQGTSA
- a CDS encoding alpha/beta hydrolase, with amino-acid sequence MTDRLRLADRVERWISRALVRLPAPLHVRLSGEPAHTADGQTLDPHVQLVRALRRRRNPQRYGLTEPAVEIARRRFRRESVLFRGPVTPVGSARDFDIPGGAGPIRVRHYAPAETTSPPPLTVYLHGGGFTIGDLDTHDEACRILCRHGGMQILSVEYRLAPEHPFPAALDDTLAALRWARAHAAELGADPARVAVGGDSAGGNLSAVASQLTRGEAGRPVAQLLIYPAVDSETKRPSQAMFSEGYFLSQADRDAFARFYLDGTGARGDDPRVSPLLAPDLAGLPPALVVTAGFDLLRDEGEAYAAALQAAGTPARVIRFPAHVHGFLHMTGISPAARAAMVRIAEAWRELLDGLGGDSSP
- a CDS encoding GNAT family N-acetyltransferase, with product MNLLPDLPAMPEQPTLATERLVLRPFTPDDADDVHEIVSDREIAYNTAHIPHPYPEGMAADWIRLITSRWLTGESAVFAVTLRRGGGLIAAVGLEIEPHHKRGELGYWVAKEHWSAGYATEAARAVVAFGFAQLGLNRVQAHHYSRNPASGRVLQKIGMEHEGRLRKHILKWGVFEDIDLYGILAEDLARTE
- a CDS encoding zf-TFIIB domain-containing protein, with translation MQAATLHCPDCGAPADPSATQCPYCHARLATVACPHCFGLVFLGMKHCPHCGDAIDREEVADDAVALACPRCAGELKPVQLGSSRVRECAGCAGLWVDNQTFLSICVDRERLADVGPERPAAGTSSAAGGIDTRVKYLRCPVCRSMMDRINFARVSGVVVDVCADHGTWFDRNELHRIVDFIAAGGLDRSLAHMRDEAFDLRLSEVMSQVTAYPHGPWNHERDAWSALFSHFTPHAGR